The following are encoded in a window of Clostridium thermarum genomic DNA:
- a CDS encoding DUF4372 domain-containing protein yields the protein MFNYNNKLVFHKLIAEIGGNFLASTIERYGGDCRSQHFDTKSHINSMLYLNFKQCNSLREANEEIATNRKLRNLINVPSVSQFSRKNATRD from the coding sequence ATGTTCAATTATAATAATAAATTAGTTTTTCATAAACTGATAGCGGAAATAGGAGGGAATTTTTTAGCTAGCACTATAGAAAGGTACGGGGGAGACTGCCGCAGTCAGCATTTTGATACTAAATCTCATATAAATTCGATGCTTTATCTGAATTTTAAACAGTGCAATAGTTTGAGAGAGGCAAATGAAGAAATAGCAACAAATAGAAAATTGAGAAATTTAATAAATGTACCAAGTGTTTCACAGTTTTCACGAAAAAATGCTACCCGTGATTAA
- the fusA gene encoding elongation factor G produces MKDYQTQNLRNVGIIGHSGSGKTTLTEALLYYTKTIDRFGKVEDGTTTSDYDIEEKKRRISISSSVAPIEWENTKINLVDIPGYFDFVGELIQGMRPVDVALIVLCGASGIEVGTEKAWDYVNKIKLPRTFFINKLDRENSSFEKVLQALKDKFGISVVPIQYPIGSEADFKGVINVISRKARIYNPKTKTMEPADIPADLIDKVDECKRMIMEAVAETDEELLEKYFGEGELSDEEIYGGLIAGCASGDIAPVMCGSSLECIGMETLLEDIVECFPSPEYAIPQKAMDLKNNKEVYVKINPAEPFSAFVFKTIADPFVGKLSIFRVITGKLKSDSIVYNSNKEKQEKIGSLYFLRGKNQIQTTEIVAGDIGAVSKLQYTNTGETLCDQNLNIVYDKINFPEPVISLSAMPKAKGDEDKISSGLQRLMDEDPTFTVRRDIENAETIISGVGETHLDVIASKLKNKFGAEVVLQAPKVPYRETIRKTSDVQGKHKKQSGGHGQYGDVWIKFEPRYDGDDLLFVDEVVGGVVPRQYIPAVEKGLRECIQHGVLAGYPVIRLKATLHDGSSHPVDSSEMAFKVAASLAYKKGLEAADPVLLEPIMHVEVTVPDEYMGDIIGDINKKRGRVLGMDPVEVGQKIMAEVPMAEMFKYATDLRSMTQARGTFRMTFERYEEVPVSEAAKIIENAKKQHEAV; encoded by the coding sequence ATGAAAGACTATCAAACCCAAAATCTTAGAAATGTTGGAATCATTGGACACAGCGGGTCCGGAAAGACAACGTTAACAGAAGCTTTGTTATATTATACAAAGACTATAGACCGTTTTGGTAAGGTTGAGGATGGGACTACTACAAGTGATTATGATATAGAGGAAAAGAAAAGACGTATTTCTATTTCTTCTTCTGTAGCTCCAATTGAATGGGAGAACACAAAAATAAACCTAGTAGACATTCCTGGATATTTTGATTTCGTAGGTGAATTAATTCAAGGCATGAGACCTGTAGACGTTGCATTGATAGTTCTATGCGGAGCTTCTGGTATTGAAGTAGGAACAGAAAAAGCCTGGGATTATGTTAACAAAATAAAGCTTCCCAGAACATTCTTCATTAACAAGCTAGACAGAGAGAATAGCAGTTTTGAGAAAGTTTTACAGGCATTGAAAGATAAGTTTGGCATCTCAGTAGTACCAATACAATACCCTATTGGCAGCGAAGCAGATTTCAAAGGTGTAATTAATGTAATATCCAGAAAAGCCAGAATATATAACCCTAAGACAAAGACTATGGAACCAGCAGACATACCAGCAGATTTAATAGATAAGGTTGACGAATGTAAGAGAATGATCATGGAGGCTGTTGCGGAAACAGATGAAGAACTATTAGAAAAGTACTTTGGTGAAGGTGAATTAAGTGATGAAGAAATATATGGCGGATTAATAGCAGGCTGTGCATCCGGTGATATAGCTCCTGTTATGTGCGGCAGCTCATTAGAGTGCATAGGCATGGAGACCTTGCTGGAAGACATAGTAGAGTGCTTCCCATCTCCTGAATATGCTATTCCGCAAAAGGCAATGGACCTGAAGAATAATAAAGAAGTGTATGTTAAAATAAACCCTGCAGAACCATTTTCAGCTTTTGTATTTAAAACCATTGCAGACCCCTTTGTTGGAAAATTATCCATATTTAGAGTTATAACCGGTAAGCTTAAAAGCGATAGTATAGTTTATAACTCAAATAAAGAGAAACAAGAAAAGATTGGAAGCCTATATTTCTTGAGAGGAAAGAATCAGATCCAAACCACAGAAATAGTGGCCGGTGACATTGGTGCTGTATCAAAACTGCAGTATACCAATACTGGAGAAACGCTGTGTGATCAAAACCTTAATATAGTATATGACAAGATTAATTTCCCAGAGCCGGTAATTTCATTGAGTGCAATGCCTAAGGCCAAGGGTGATGAAGATAAGATATCCTCAGGTCTGCAAAGATTGATGGATGAAGACCCAACTTTCACAGTAAGAAGAGACATAGAGAATGCAGAAACAATTATTTCAGGTGTAGGAGAAACACATTTGGACGTAATTGCCAGCAAGTTAAAGAACAAGTTTGGTGCAGAGGTTGTCCTTCAAGCACCTAAGGTTCCATACAGAGAAACCATTAGAAAGACCTCGGATGTACAGGGAAAACATAAGAAACAGTCCGGTGGTCATGGACAATATGGAGATGTTTGGATTAAATTCGAGCCCAGATATGATGGCGATGATCTTCTATTTGTTGATGAAGTAGTAGGTGGAGTTGTACCAAGACAGTATATACCTGCTGTAGAAAAGGGATTAAGGGAATGTATACAGCACGGGGTACTGGCAGGTTATCCTGTTATCAGATTAAAAGCTACATTACATGATGGATCTTCCCATCCCGTTGACTCTTCTGAAATGGCCTTTAAAGTTGCAGCTTCACTAGCATATAAAAAGGGCTTAGAAGCGGCAGATCCGGTTTTATTAGAGCCAATTATGCATGTTGAAGTTACTGTTCCGGATGAGTACATGGGTGACATTATAGGTGACATCAACAAGAAGAGAGGAAGAGTATTAGGCATGGACCCTGTAGAGGTCGGACAGAAAATTATGGCTGAAGTTCCTATGGCAGAAATGTTTAAATATGCAACCGATTTAAGATCAATGACACAAGCCCGAGGTACTTTCAGGATGACTTTTGAAAGATATGAAGAAGTACCTGTATCTGAAGCTGCTAAGATAATTGAAAATGCAAAGAAACAGCATGAAGCTGTATAA